The genomic DNA CGACGCCGGTTACATAGAGGTCAAATCTGACGGTGAGTGGTCGGTCGAAATCGGCTAACCGCCGTTTGGGGGATATTTTATCGAGCGCGTTGCCTCGGGTTCGGTTCGACTACGCGATCTGTACGTCCCATCGAACCCTCGGACGTGACCGGTATCATTCACGTACCACGGGTAACGATGCTCAAAGAGACCGAGCGAAGCGTTCGACGAGGCCGCGTTCGCGTACCTGGGAGCCGAGCCCCAGCCGTCGGACCGCCGGCCCCACCCTTGTTTGATATTCTCTAGTCTGCGGTTTTTGCCGTTACTGTGGTGCATATGAACGTGGAGTAGTATGCATACTAAACATGAGCGACGACGCGAGCGACGGGCACGACAGCGCCGAGCGCGGCGAGCGCGGACTCGATACGCGCAGCGTCCACGCCGGGCAGTCTCCCGATCCGGAAACCGGTGCGATGGCACCGCCGATCTATCAGACGACCTCCTACGTCTTCGAAGACGCCGACACCGCCGCCGACCGCTACGCGCTCGAGGACGACGGTTACATCTACTCTCGGATCGCCAACCCGACCGTCACCGCGCTCGAGGACCGCCTCGCCGATCTCGAGGGCGGCGCGGGCGCGGTCGCGACGGCGAGCGGGATGGCCGCGCTGGACTCCGCGGTGTTGATCCTCGCGGAGGGCGGAGACAACGTGGTCTGCTCGACGGACACCTACGGCGGGACGACCGCGTACCTCTCGAAGACGGCGACTCGCCGGGAGATCGAACCGCGGTTCGTCCCCACCCTCGAGTACGACGCGTACGAGGACGCCATCGACGAGGACACCGCCTTCGTCCACGTCGAGACGATCGGCAACCCGTCGCTGGTCACGCCGGACTTCGAGCGGGTGGCCGAGCTCGCCCACGACAACGGCGTCCCCCTCGTGGTGGACAACACCTTCGCGACGCCGGCGCTCTGTCGCCCGCTCGAGCACGGGGCCGACGTCGTCTGGGAGTCGACGACCAAGTGGCTCCACGGCTCCGGGACGACCGTCGGCGGCGTCCTCGTCGACGGCGGCTCGTTCCCCTGGGGCGAGCACGGCTACGACGAGATCGCGGGACCGAGCCACGCCTACCACGACGTCGACTTCTCGCGGGATTTCCCCGACGCGCCGTTCGCCGCGACGGCCAGGTTCCGGTCGCTGCGCAGTCTCGGCAACCAGCAGTCGCCGTTCGACGCCTGGCAGACCCTGCAGGGCCTCGAGTCCATGCCCCTGCGCGTCGCGAAACACTGCGAGAACGCCGCCATCGTCGCGGAGTATCTCGACGATCACGCGGACGTCGCGTGGGTCACGCATCCAGGGCTCGCGGACCACCCCACCCACGAGAACGCGACGCGGTATCTCGAGGACTACGGCGGCATGGTCGCGTTCGGGCTCGAGGACGGGTTCGAAGCGGGCAAGGCCTTCTGCGAGAACGTCGAACTCGCGCAGTTCCTCGCGAACATCGGCGACGCGAAGACGCTCGTCATTCATCCGGCGAGCACCACCCACGGCCAGCTCTCGCCCGAGGAACGCGAGGAGGCGGGCGTCACGGCCGACCTCGTCCGGATGTCCGTCGGGATCGAGGACCCAGCAGACATCCTGGCCGACCTCGAGCAAGCGATCGACGCGGCGACGCGCGCCTGTCGAGGCGAGGGTGAGCAGCCGTGACGACGAAGAACACGGCCAATCTCGGTGCGTTCCAGTTCGAGAGTGGGGAGTCGATCCCGGCCCTCGAGGTGGCCTACGAGACCTACGGCGAGTTCACCGGCGACAACGCGGTGCTGGTCTGTCACGCGCTGACCGGCAGCGCCCACGTCGCCCGTCGGCCGGACGCCGGCGGCGAAACCGCGGGACAGGCCCGCGCCTGGTGGGGCGACGTCGTCGGCCCCGGAAAGGCGATCGACACGAGCGAGTATTACGTCGTCTGCGCGAACGCCCCCGGTTCGTGTTACGGGACGACGGGCCCCGCGAGCGAGAACCCCGAGACGGGCGAGCCCTACGGGACCGACTTCCCGGCGGTCACGGTCGGTGACTGGACGCGCGCTCAGCGGCGGCTCCTGGACGAACTCGGCGTCGGACGGCTCCACGCCGTCGTCGGCGGCAGCGTCGGCGGGATGAACGTCTTAGACTGGCTGCGTCGCTTCCCCGACGACGTCGAACGCGCCGGCGCGGTCGCGACCGCCGCTCGACTCGACCCGCAGTGTCTCGCGCTCGACACTGTCGCCCGCCGGGCGATCACCAGCGACCCCAACTGGAACGGGGGCCACTACTACGGCGGACCCGAGCCGGAAGACGGTCTCGCTCGAGCGCGCCAGATCGGCCACATCATGTACCTCTCGAAGGCCTCGATGGGGCGCAAGTTCGGCCGTCGGTCGGCCGGACGGGAAGCGGTCCGCGAGGAACCGCCGGATCCGGCGGCGGCCTTCTTCCCCTACCGGGAAGTCGAGTCCTATCTGGACTATCAGGCCGACAAGTTCGTCGACCGGTTCGACGCCAACAGCTATCTCTACATGACCCGCGCGATGGACGACTTCGATCTGTCGGCGGGCTACGAGTCCGACGCCGACGCGCTCGCGGCCTTCGAGGGCGAACTCCTGTTGCTGTCCTTTACCGGGGACTGGCACTTCACCGTCGAACAGGCCGAAGCGCTGGCCGAAGCCTGCCGCGAGGCCGGGACCGACGTCGCCCACCACGTCGTCGAGTCCGACCACGGTCACGACGCGTTCCTCGTCGAACCCGAAAAGGTCGGACCGCCGCTCTCGGAACTGCTCGACGACGGACTCGCCGGCCGCGCGATCACCGATACGGCACCCGACGCCGACGACTCCGGGTCCGGGGAGTTCGCGCCGGTGCACACGAGTCTCTTTTCCCAGTGATCGCTCGGCTCCGCTATCGGCGGGTATTCGAGGGGTCGAGGAGCGCAAAACGTGAAACGTCGATCCGAACCGTATCGAGGGGCAGCTAGCGAGCGTCGCCGTGGGTCGAGACGCGATCGAAGGAGACGTACTGTTCGGCGGGCGGGCCGTCGGAGCGCCGGCGAGCGAGCCAGTACTGCACGTCGGCGACGAACAGCGCGAGGTTTTCGCGGCCGAGCAACTGCATCGAGATGCCCTGGGGCGATCGAAAGAGGGCGATCAGCGTCCACATCGAGCCGGCGGCGAGCGCACCCAGCGCGGAGAAGGTCATCCCGAGCGTGAAGAACGTCGTGCTGTAGACGAAGCCGATCCCCATCGACGGCAGGCTCGTGCCCAGCGGTACCCGCGCGTTCGAGTCGCGCAGCGTCGGCGCGAGAAAGACGATCGAGAGGCCGCTTCCGAGCATGAATACGAGGTCTTGCCACATCATCGCGATCACTTACTCGATTACGAGTTAAAACTCTCTCGGTCGGGAAAGAGGCAGTTAGAAGGGACAATCACGGAAATCGACCGATCAACGGCGAACGGGACGCAGCGGCGGGAGCGGACGGGTCCATCCCCCACCGGGCCGTCGTCTCGAACCCGTAACAGTCGATTAGGGAAGGTCAAATCCCCGTTACTCGAGGCGTTCAGTGCTCGGTGAGGACGGCCTCCTCGAGCAGGGTCTCGCGGGCCTCGGTCATCGACGTGACGACGACGTCACAGTGGGGTTCGACCGCCGGCTTGGGTTCGAAACCGATCGCCAGCCCGGCGACCTCGAGCATCGGCAGGTCGTTTGCACCGTCGCCGACCGCCACCGTGTCCGCGAGGTCGACGCCGACGTCGTCGGCGAGGTCCGCGAGCGCGTCGTCCTTCGTGCCCTCGACCAGCGGTCCGTCGACGGCACCGGTGAGTTCGCCCGCCGTCGTCGGGAGCCGGTTCGAGACGATGTGATCCACCGAGACGTCCTCGCGCTCGAGGGCAGCCGCGACGCCGCGTTCGAACCCGCCCGTCAGGATGGCGGTCGTGATGCCCGCGTCGTTCAGGTCCGCGATGAGGTCGGCCGCCCCCTCGCGGAGGACGACTTCGTCGAACGCGGCCTCGGCCTCGGCCTCCGGCAGTCCCTCGAGCAGGGCCGCGCGCCTGCGCAGGCTCTCGGCGTAGCCGATCTCGTCGTTCATCGCGCGTTCGGTAATGTCGGCCATGTCCGCGGCGACGCTGCGGCGGTCGCCGAGCAGGACGGTCATCTCGGAGTCGGAAAGCGTCCCGTCGAAGTCGAAAGCGACGACTGTCATCGCTTCTCGATTGTCGGTCACCGGATAAACCAGTTCAGGTTTCGCGCCGGGCCGACCAGTAGTTGCGTCGCCCGATCGATCGAAACATATTATCGACCCGCCTCCGTTGCCGGACACATGTCGTCAGATCGACGGTTCGAGTACGACAAGGGACCCGATCTCGCGGACGAGGAGCCGGTCGCCGAGGGCGACGACGGTGACGATGACGAGAACGACCCGGCGGGAGGCGCGACGCAACGCGGTCGAACGCGGTTCGCCGTTCCGCCCTGGAAAGCCGGTGCGGTCTCCGGCGTGAGCGCCTTCGCAGTCGTCCTCGCGGCGACCTACCAGCTCGTCGGCGCGATGTTCGGCGGCGGAATGTTCGGCGGCGTCGAAGCGCAACCGAGTCGATGGGTCGTGACGGGACTGGTGACATTGGGGAGCCACGGGGCGACGATCAAACAGGGCGAGGAGACGATCCGCGGTGGGTTCGGATTCGTTCGCGGCCTGACCAGCCACGTCTCGGCGCTCGTTCCGATCGTCGTGCTCGTGGTCGCCGGCTACCTCCTCGTGCGCTACGTCCGCCTCGAGACGCGCCGGGACGGCGGCCTTGCGCTTGGATCGCTGGTTCTGTGTTACGTCGTCCCGACCGCCGCGCTCGCGGGCATCGCTCGCTGGACCCTCGAAACGGACACCAACGGCGCACAGGAAGCCGAAACGATCGCCGTCGCGATGGACTCTTCCCTCTTCGTGGCGATCGGCGGGACCGCGCTCACCTTCGTCGTCGTCGGCGCCGGCATCGCTGCCGTGCCGCGGTTGCTGGCCGTGACCGAGTGACCATCGCCAAACGACGGACGACGGATTCCGCTCGGCAGCAACACTCAGCAGAAACCACTCGACCGAACCGCTCGAGAAACACGGGCTGCGGGCCGCGATTACTCGCGTTCCTCGACCGGCGTCTTGACGATCGTCACGGGCCGCGAGGCCAGTCTCGCGACGCGGTCGGTGACGCTGCCCAGCAACTGCCGGTAGTCGCCCGGTCGCTCCTTCGACCCCATGACGAGCAGGTCGACGTCCGCCTCGTCGGCGTAGTCGAGTATCTGCTCGTGGGGCGCGCCGTGCCTGACGACCGTGGTCGGCTCGAGACCCGACTCTCGGGCCGCGTCGGCGGCCGATGCGAGGGCGTCCTCACCGGCCTGTT from Natrinema salaciae includes the following:
- the serB gene encoding phosphoserine phosphatase SerB, which produces MTVVAFDFDGTLSDSEMTVLLGDRRSVAADMADITERAMNDEIGYAESLRRRAALLEGLPEAEAEAAFDEVVLREGAADLIADLNDAGITTAILTGGFERGVAAALEREDVSVDHIVSNRLPTTAGELTGAVDGPLVEGTKDDALADLADDVGVDLADTVAVGDGANDLPMLEVAGLAIGFEPKPAVEPHCDVVVTSMTEARETLLEEAVLTEH
- the metX gene encoding homoserine O-acetyltransferase MetX translates to MTTKNTANLGAFQFESGESIPALEVAYETYGEFTGDNAVLVCHALTGSAHVARRPDAGGETAGQARAWWGDVVGPGKAIDTSEYYVVCANAPGSCYGTTGPASENPETGEPYGTDFPAVTVGDWTRAQRRLLDELGVGRLHAVVGGSVGGMNVLDWLRRFPDDVERAGAVATAARLDPQCLALDTVARRAITSDPNWNGGHYYGGPEPEDGLARARQIGHIMYLSKASMGRKFGRRSAGREAVREEPPDPAAAFFPYREVESYLDYQADKFVDRFDANSYLYMTRAMDDFDLSAGYESDADALAAFEGELLLLSFTGDWHFTVEQAEALAEACREAGTDVAHHVVESDHGHDAFLVEPEKVGPPLSELLDDGLAGRAITDTAPDADDSGSGEFAPVHTSLFSQ
- a CDS encoding O-acetylhomoserine aminocarboxypropyltransferase/cysteine synthase family protein, which produces MSDDASDGHDSAERGERGLDTRSVHAGQSPDPETGAMAPPIYQTTSYVFEDADTAADRYALEDDGYIYSRIANPTVTALEDRLADLEGGAGAVATASGMAALDSAVLILAEGGDNVVCSTDTYGGTTAYLSKTATRREIEPRFVPTLEYDAYEDAIDEDTAFVHVETIGNPSLVTPDFERVAELAHDNGVPLVVDNTFATPALCRPLEHGADVVWESTTKWLHGSGTTVGGVLVDGGSFPWGEHGYDEIAGPSHAYHDVDFSRDFPDAPFAATARFRSLRSLGNQQSPFDAWQTLQGLESMPLRVAKHCENAAIVAEYLDDHADVAWVTHPGLADHPTHENATRYLEDYGGMVAFGLEDGFEAGKAFCENVELAQFLANIGDAKTLVIHPASTTHGQLSPEEREEAGVTADLVRMSVGIEDPADILADLEQAIDAATRACRGEGEQP
- a CDS encoding universal stress protein: MYDRILLPTDAADGTELATEHAIAVADQTDAELHLLYVVDSDVYSSYSGDEYVHEFEGLEAALEQAGEDALASAADAARESGLEPTTVVRHGAPHEQILDYADEADVDLLVMGSKERPGDYRQLLGSVTDRVARLASRPVTIVKTPVEERE